The Reinekea forsetii genome contains the following window.
TCAAATGCAAAGAAAACGATATTCTGCCCAGCATCCCAGGGAACTTGTCCAAATGTTCGCCAAATCGTTGTGCGGATGTCCGTTGTGCAAGTTTTCGGATCGAATTGTGATAATCCATCATCATGCGTTTAGCTTCATTGCTTAACTCAACTTGAAAGCCTGTGTAGCCGTCTAATGTTTTAAATATAGACGAGACACTGGATGCAGCCAGCGGGTCATTGTGAGCCATATAATCAACTTCACCAGCCGGGCGAAGGCAATACATTAAAAACCGTTGATAAAGTCCATCTGAACCGCCACCGCTCTTTCTGAATAATTGTGCAAGTTTTTCTGGTTGAATGCCTGCAAGGATACCGACGCTAAAATCCTCTACAACCAATGGGGTCTTGCTAACTCGGTTAATTGAGACCTGCCCGCCGTCATATGAGCGCAGATAGACCCCACGATCTTTACCACCGTCCTTCCCACTGTATGCGTCCATGCGACCGATAAACTCAGTTATTTCATCAAAATATAGGTTCACGCCTTCGGGGTTATGCCCTAACAGTTGGGCTAGTGCCTCGGTCGTTAGGTCAGTGGCATGCCGCTGCTTCCATTCTGGTTTTGGTGGCGGATCAGTCTTATCTGTCGTTGCCCGTTTTACGGCCTTATTCCATTTTATTAACAACCGGATCGACTCCTTAACCGTGGCTGTATTTATGTCATCAGCAGCAAACGTTGACGTTTTAATTACCGGGCTTTTGCCTTGGCCTGAATCACCAACAATACCACCCCATAAAAACGCCGGCACTTTAAACGGGCCAAGATTTAACTTGGCGCGATGGTCAATGGTATTCCCTGCGGTTATCAACAGACAAAAGGCATAGCCGCCAGGGTCAAAACCGGACTGTGCTGACTTTTCTTCGCAATAGCTTTTAAATGCATCGGGCAATATCTCCATCGGAAAAGCCGGCACAGGATATTCAGTAAAAGGATCCGCTAGGCTAGGCCAATTGGTTACTGAGCTATTAACCATCAGAGGCCCGGCAGCAGCTGCCTGTTGCATGTAGTTCCTCTGGTTAGACTTTGTCAGGGTTGTGCCGTCAGGCGTCGTGAACGTGTTTCCTAGGGCCTTCAGTGCGGCGGTACGGTCGTTGCCATGCTCGTAAAACATAAACAGGTCAAACGCATCACCGCTTGCGCCGCTGTTATTGGCCCTCCCAACACCAACGTCCCTGTCCGACTCGTGGCTGCTCATCCAGCGATTACTTTTGGTTGTAACGCCAGGACTTTTACTCGAACTATTGGGGCTGAGCCATTTCGAGCCTTTCTTCGGGTAGCCGTACTGGGCAAATAACAGTGGCAGCTCATAGGCCTCGTTAAAGGCGTCTATGGGGCTTAATTGGTCGGTCTGCTGACGTTGGTGTTGCTTCACCTTTGCGGCCGCCATACGCTCCGTTTGGGCCTTCTGCTCCTGCTTCTGTTCCTCGACCGCTTGAGTGATTCTGTCGCGCCACATGCTTGGTGACAGCTTGTCGCCTATAACGTGTTCGGTTATATAGCAGTCGCCCCTGTTCGGTAAATAACAAAGCTGCCCGGCACGCTCATTTGCGCGGTCTGGGACGATATTGGCTTCGGCCAAAATGCTATTGAAAATATTTTGCATAATGATGAAAGTCTTGCCGTCTATGGCTTCATCCAATGGCAAAACAAATCGAGCTTTCTGCTTTATCTTGGTCGCGCTTTTAGTTGTGTACGCCAGCATCTGGACACCCGGCAGCTTGGCGCTAATAGCCGTTACCATATCGTTTAGGGTTGCGGTCGGTGCGTCTGTCTCCGCCCACAGTGCCCAATATTCGCCCTCGTCGTGCTGCTTTGCGTGGCGTCGATCCATTAATGTGGACGGAATGAACCAACGGGCCTCGGCCTTTTCGACCTGCTGAGGATTGGACAGCATGGCCTCAATCTCAGATAGGCTAATGGTCAGATAGGCTTGTGGCTTCGCTGTATTGCGATCGCTATGGTGCTGGCCTAAGCCCGATACTAGGGCTGGTTCTGCGTTCTTAGCCAGACTATAGTCGTTAACGGTTGCAGTCATAAGGCCACCTCCTGCTGAATTAGCACATAGCGGGCAATTCCATATAGTCGACCTTGGGGGTCATGATCATCCAACCATTGGCCTGCTACTGGGTTCCATAGATTGGCTAACATTACCGGCGCTATGGTTGCCTGCTCAGGCATCGAGAAGGACCGAAGGCAGATCATGCGATCACCTCCCGCTGTTCCCAGGCTTCTAAGTCTGACAATAGCCAACGAGTTGATCCGTTTAGTTTTTTAGGTTTGGGTAAGTTATCTTCCTTGCACCACCGCCATATCGTTGCACGACTGACTTCGTAACGTTCGGCTAGTGCTTTGTCGGAAAAATATTGTTTAGTCATGTTATCGCCTCAATTCGTTTTATATGAATGCGATAGCCATTAAATAGACAAGTTTGATCTAAGAGTACACGATAAACCTCGGCTACTAGTTACCGTTCTTCTTTGCCGCGATGAGCAGGCGAAAGCTCGATGTCAGTAAAATAGATAATCGTTTTTAGCCAATCCAAGAGCTGCTGGCTACTCTTGTGGCTTGTCGTTTTGGCATGGAAATGGTCATCTAAATTATCTTTTGCTAGTTTGACTGCTTCTGCGCTTTTCCCTTTTTTTAGGTGAACTTCATGAAATGCCATCAATGCCACTTGGATAGCTTCATGATCAACAGGTCTACCGCCGGAGCATTTGCGGACTTCGTATCTCATTTCGTAAAGCTGCTCTGGAGTAAAAACTAAACCCTCAAGGATGTTTTCTCGATAATGATCAGTCCACATTTTTTTGTGCCACGCTTTCATTTGATCGGGATCGGTTATGCCCCGGTCTATCCACCTTTGGTTTACCTCGTCGACTAGTCGCTCTGATTCTTTCTTGAATAGTTTCTTCATTTCGGGGTTAGCGATATCCTCCCATTTGTCTAAAAGAGCCGCCTTTAACGGTGTAGAATTGTTCAGTTTTTTATTCACGATAACGCCTCCACGTTAGTTAGGTATATTCCCCATTCATCCATAATCGGCGCACGCTTGTCCAGGAGGTCAGTTCGCTGATTAGACTTGTGCGCCGTTCTTCGTCTGCATAATTGTAACCTCGCGCATTACTCATGCTCCCGAACTCCCAATCAATGTAACGCTTGCGGCTTTCTGATCGGCTCCGTGCTTAACAAACAGGGCCCACTCATCCATTAACCGACGTCGCTTGTCCAATAGCTCTGAACGGGCATAGGCGGCCCGTGTGCTGTCACTACCTACATGGGCTAAGGCAAGCTCTGAAACTTCGTCAGCGTAGCTTGTGTGCTCGCTACACCAGTCTTTAAATGTCGATCGAAAGCCATGAGCCGTAACTTTGTGGCCGATACGTTTTGGGACCATGGATATGGTGTTATCGGTGATCGGTCGCCCGCTTGTCGAGTTCGGAAAAACGTACTCATTTGAACGTGGCAGAGCCTCCAATAGAGCGATCGCATCAGCGCACAGTGGCACACGGTGAACCTTGCCCGCTTTCATCCGCTCAGCGGGAACTGTCCAAACCTTGTTGGGTAGATCAAATTCCGCCCACACCGCGTTGCGCACTTCGCCAGATCGGCCAGCGGTCAAAATCAGTAATTCCAAGGCCTTTGCACCTGGCCGATCTTGATGGCGTAGCTTGGCCATAAACTCAGGCAGCTGTTGGTAGGGCAACGAGGCATAATGCTCCACTCGAGCAATTTTATTTGGTGCGGCCAGTGATAGGTCTAGGTTGCCTTTCCAGCGAGCGGGGTTCTCACCGGTTCTAATGCCCTTGGCTATGGCCAGGTTGAGCACTTGTTCAATATAAGTTCGGGTTCGTCTGGCAGTTTCATTCTTGATTAGCCATATTGGCTCCAACAGTTTCACAACGTGAGCCCGCTCGATGTCACTGACCACCATTGAGCCAATAATGGGGTATGCATAGCTTTTCAGCATTGTTGTTAGTTTTTGAGTCTGTTTAGAGGTTTTGAACTCGAGAGACTTTTTATTAATAAACTCTTGGGCGAGCTGTTCAAAGGTTACCGTCTTCGCCTGGCTGGCGATGATCGCCGCCTTTTGTGCTCGTCGTTCGAGGATTGGGTCAATGCCTTGAGCTATCTGTTCGATGAAGGACCTAGCCTTTTCCCGAGCTTCTTTTAAGCCAATGGCAGGGTAGGCCCCCAAGCCGATCTCACGGCGTTTTGAACCAATGGTCTTTCTTAGAATCCAGCTGGTTGAGGTTATACCGCGTATCTGCAGATAGAGCCCACTGATAACACCGACAGCAAACACACCTTGTTTGGAGGCGGATACAAGGCGTCGAATCTCAACTGCTGTTAATTCTCTTGCGCGTTTTGGCATAAATCCTCTTCGGTGACTGTAGCCGGGCACCGTAACACCTACCCGCCATACAGCCCTCCATAAAAACTAGGATTTGATGATATTTGATAAGATGCGATAAGACAAGTAAATACGCAAAGGCCCGCTAGTAATGGGCTGCAGAGCATTGGTTTGAGATGAATCGAGACTATGAAATGGTGCCCTCATCCGGCACGACAAATTCAATATTGTCGTAGCGCTCTTGCAGCACGATCGCATCGGAATTATAGGACATAGCCGCCTTGACCAGCCCTTGATTGAGCAAGTTGTCATCGAAATCTAAGGTCTGATAATAGGCTACGCGCTGTTTCTGGGCACTGAGCAGCGCCAGGGCCTCGGCCAGCTCGGCCGGATCGGTGCTGTTCGGTCCATCACCTTGTGCCAGTAGGGCGATGACCAACAATTCTGAGGCCTGGGGGAGCATTTGAATAAAACCCGTTAAGGCCTCGTTGGGCTCGAACAGGTCGGCCCAGCGGGTCGGTGCGGTGTCGAGCAGGTCAGAGCGATAAGTGATGCCATAGGTCCCCCAGCTGTATGGGATCGCATAGCCCTCTATGCCCGGTACCCGCTGATGCCACAGTTCACCATGTCCGGCTAGGTGAACGAGTCGTTCGGTGGCGATGGGCGCGAGCCAGCCCTGATCGATATAGGTCGGCAGCTTGATATCATCGACCAAAATAAGGTCGAAGCCATTGCCCTGGTTCTCGGCCATGATCTGGTCGCGAACCTCATCGTTATCATAATAGATGGACTGGACCGTGACCTGATGCGTCGCCTCAAACCGGCTGATCAGTTCCGGATCGAAATAGTCCTCCCAGGTTAGGATGCGCAGGGTGTTGGCGTCGGCCCAAGCCCCTGCCGAGAACGACAGGGTGGCCGCCGCGAGGACACAAATGTTGCGCCAAAGTGATGGAGTCATCTATGGATCTCAAGCAATGGGAGTAATAGATAACGATAGTACAAGAAATAGCCTGGGGCTTTATTTAGCGATGATTAGTTGGCTCGGGGGCTGGGCCGGGCCACAGGCCCCAGCCCGATTGAACGCGGATTATTTAAGGCACTGCAGGAGATATTGCAGCGGGTGGCCCAAGGTTTTTTGATGGAGTCGTTTGACCTGGCTGCGACAGGAATAACCGGTACTGAGCAGCATCTCGCTCGGCTGGTTTTCGACCACGGCCTGCCAGGACAGCTTATAGATATTTTCCGAGTTGGTGCGATTGCGCGTTTCATGACCATAGGTGCCGGCCATGCCGCAACAGCCGACCGCCTCGTGGTTCAAGGTTTGGTTGAGCATGGCAAAGATCTCGGTCCAGTCTTTCATCGCCGCCGGGGCATTGGTCTTTTCGGTGCAGTGACCCAAGAGCTTGACTGAGCCTGTATTAAACCGATGCGCCTGAGCGGCTAAGCGCTCCTTGTGCTGCGCCAAAAATTCCTGCACTAGGTAGACCGGTGGCACGGCCAGTTTTACGTACTTAACGTACTCGGCACGGTAACTCAGGGTCATGGAGGGATCGATACCGACCAGGGCAATGCCGGTATTGGCTAAGCGTTGCAGCTTGCGTTGATTGCGTTTTGCAACCCACGCGAACAGATGTAAAAAGCCGTGCACGTGCAGGGGTTTGCCATTGGGCGCATACGGCATGACCCAGACCCTAAAGCCCAACTCCTGCAGGCAGTCGATAATATCCAGTACCACCGGGGTTTCGAAAAAGCTGGTGAAGGCATCCTGAACCAAGATCACCGAACGTTCGCGCTCACTGGCCGACAGGCCATCGAGCAAGATCGGATCGGCAAAGAAAAGTTTGCGTCGGCGCAGTTCACGGCGAAAATTCAGCGAGTGGATCAGCGGACTGTCGACCATGCCAGCGACATCGCGTAGCACCCGCTTAACCGGATTGAGTGACATGGCGGTGTTGTAGAGCCACTTAAAGGGTGCAAAGGCGAGCACCGGGATAATGAATTCCAGGCTACCAATAAAGTAGTCCTTGAGCGGTCGCAGGTAACGGCCATAATAGATCTGCAGGAAGCGGGCGCGGAATTCGGGCACATCGACCTTGATCGGGCACTGGCCGGTACAGGATTTACAGGCCAGACAACCGGCCATCGAGTCGGCCACCTCATGGCTGAAATCGTATTGGCCTTGGCGCTGTTTTAGGCTGTTCCAGGCACGGGGAATAAAATGCAGCAGCGGCACACGGCGCTTTTGCCGCTCGCTCAGTGCGGTGGTATCGACATTCTTTTCGCTCAGCAGACGCAACCATTCACGGATCAGTGATGCTCGGCCCTTGGGCGATTGGCGACGATCCTGGGTGACCTTAAAGGACGGGCACATGGCGTCGTTCGGGTCCCAGTTAAAGCAGGCACCGTTGCCATTGCAGTACATGCCCGAGCCAAACTGGGTCCAGCTCTTGACGGCAATGGTTCGATCCAGCTCGCCGCGGGTGCCAACCTCATCGATGCGCAGCAGCGGGATCTTGTCCTGGTGGGTAGCGATCTTGCCGGGATTGAGCTGATTAAAGGGATCGAAGGCGCGTTTAATTTGCTGCAATTCCGGGTAGAGATCGCCGAAAAAGGTCGGCGAAAATTCCGAGCGCACACCCTTGCCGTGTTCGCCCCAGAGCAGACCATTGTATTTACTGACCAGGGCGACAACCTGATCGGTAATCTGGCGCACCAGCTTGAATTGGGCCTCGTCCTTTAGATCGAGCGCGGGGCGGACATGCAAGACGCCGGCATCGACATGACCAAACATGCCATAACGCAGCTTATGCTTATCGAGGACGGCGCGAAACTCCATAATAAAGTCGGCCAGATTTTCAGGCGGTACCGCCGTGTCTTCGACAAACGGCACCGGGCGGGCCTCGCCCTTGGCATTGCCGAGTAGGCCAACCGCCTTCTTGCGCATCGACCAGAGTTGTTGCACCTGCTGATGGCCGCGGGCGATGGCGTAACCGATGTTCTTACCGGTCTGACCGGTCTGCTCCTGCAATCGATCGGTCAGATTGCTGATATTGCGTTCTAACTCAGCTTCTGTTTCAGCGGTAAATTCAACCAGATTGATGCCATCGATAAACTGCCCTTGGGCATCGAAAAACTGACTGACCGAATGCCAGATAATATCCTCACGCGCTAAGCCCAAGACCGTGCTGTCGATGGTCTCGATTGATGAGGGCTGCGCGCTGAGCAGCGTCTGGGCATCGCGCAATGAGGCCTCAAAGGAGCCATAGAAGACATTGACTAGGGCTGCCAGCTTGGGAATTTTAACTAGATTGAGTTTCGCTTCCACAACAAAGCCTAGCGTGCCTTCGGAGCCGCAGATAATATTGTTGAGGTTAAATTGGCCCTGATCGTAGATATGGGCCAGATCGTAACCGGTCATGCAGCGATTGAGCTTGGGGAACTTGGCGATAATATCGGCCTGGCGACGCTGATAGACATCGTCGACCGTGGCATGGATCTGACCGATGCGGTCGGTGCCGGCACTGAGACGTTTTAGCGTATCGGCGTCGATCGGCTGGCTGTGATGGCGGTCGCCGCTGAGCAATACCGTGTCCAGCTCCAGGACGTGATCGCGCGTCTTACCATAGAGCACTGAACCCTGGCCGCTGGCGTCGGTGTTGATCATACCGCCGATGGTGGCCCGGTTACTGGTCGACAATTCCGGCGCAAAAAACAGCCCATAGGGTTTTAGGGCGTGATTGAGTTGATCCTTAACCACGCCGCTCTGTACCCGCGCCCAACCCTCGTCGGCATTGATTTCGAGGATCTGATTGAGATACTTCGACAGATCGACAACCAGGCCGTCGGTCAATGACTGGCCATTGGTGCCGGTGCCGCCGCCGCGCGGGGATAACACGATGGCTTGCCAGCGGTCGGTTGCCGCCAGGCGAGTGAGTATTTGCACATCCTCGGCATGACGAGGTAAGACCACGGCCTGAGGCAGAATTTGATAGATGGAGTTGTCGGTCGCCAGCACGGTGCGCTGGGCATAGTCCGGGCAGATATCGCCCTCAAAACCGGCCAAACGGACCTCGTCGAGATAGGCGAGATAGGCCGATTGGGTTTCAGTCAGTTCGTGTAGGCGAGGCAACATCTGGCTTGGGCTCCGTAAATGTAGGGCAGGTCGCTATGCTCATGCGCTGGCGACCGATTTCGGCACTGCTGACGCGAACGATCGTAAGTCTTTATACGAGCGTTGCGTCGGGCCGGATTGCGATCGGGGCTCGCCAAAGCGAGCCTGATTAGCCTTGGGCTGTTTGGCTATTAACCATATGGATGTGATCAATAACCTCGGCGATGGGCATCTCAATCTTATCCTCGGAGGCGCGGGACTTATATTCCAGCAAGCCAGTGGCCAAACCGCGATCGCTGACCACAATACGATGCGGGATGCCGATCAATTCCATATCGGCAAACTTGACACCCGGGCTGGTCTTCTTATCGCGATCATCGAGCAGCACATCGAAGCCGGCGGCCTGTAAATCGATGTAAAGCTGTTCGGCCACGGCCATGACGTCCGGTGATTTGTGCGCATTCAAGGGCACAATGCTGACATGGAAGGGGGCAATCGCATAGGGCCAGACGATGCCATTGGCATCGTAGTTTTGCTCGATGGCGGCAGCTACAATACGGGTCACACCAATGCCGTAACAACCCATCAGCATCGGCCTGGTTTTACCACCCTGATCGAGTACCTCGGCCTTGAGCGCCTTGCTGTATTTATCGCCCAATTGGAAAATATGGCCAACCTCAATACCCTTCAGTATCTGCAACGTGCCTTGGCCATCGGGGCTCGGATCGCCGGCGACAATATTGCGCAGATCGGCGATCTCAGGCAGCGCGACATCCCGTTCCCAGTTGATATTTAAATAATGTTTGCCGTCCAGATTGGAACCGGCGCTGAAGTCGGACAGCACCGACACCGAGCGATCGACCACACAGGGAATAGGCAGGTTGACCGGTCCTAAGGAACCCGGTCCGGCACCGATCAAAGCTCGTATACGCGCTTCGCTGGCCATCGTCAGTGGGCTCTTGACCTGGGCCAGTTTCTCGGCCTTAACTTCATTGAGCACATGGTCGCCGCGCACAATTAGGGCAATCAGTTCGGCGTCGCTGTCCTCGCTGGCTTCGACGATCAGTGTTTTAACAGTCTTTTCGATAGGCAGATTATACTGCGTCACCAGCTGCTCAATGGTCTTGGCATCGGGTGTATCGATCAGCGTCATCGCAGCCGTGGCGTCCGCCCGCGGCGTCGTCGGTAATAGGGCCTCGGCGCGTTCGATATTGGCGGCGTAAGTGCCCCCTTCGGCATAGGCAATATAGTCTTCACCGGAGTCGGCCAGGACCTGAAACTCATGTGATGCTGCGCCACCCATGGCGCCGCTGTCGGCCTCCACAGGTCGATAATTGAAACCCAGGCGGTCGAAGATCCGGCAATAGGCTTGATACATATTATCGTATTCGGCCGACAGGCAGGCCTGATCAGCATGGAACGAATAGCCGTCTTTCATAATAAACTCGCGCGCTCGCATAACCCCGAAACGGGGCCGGAATTCATCGCGAAATTTAGTTTGGATTTGGTAAAAATTCATCGGCAGTTGGCGATAGCTGTTCAATTCATTGCGTGCGATGTCGGTGATCACCTCTTCGTGCGTCGGCCCGTAGACGAAGTCGCGGTCGTGCCGATCCTTCACTTTCAGCATTTGGCCTTCCATCGCGTCGATCCGACCCGATTCCTGCCACAATTCGGCGGGCTGGATGGTCGGCATCAGGAGTTCTTGGGCGCCTGAGCGGTCCAACTCTTCGCGAATAATCTGTTCGACTTTTTTCAACACTCGCATGCCGGTCGGCAGCCAGCTATATAGGCCGGACGCCAATTGGCGCACCAGGCCGGCTCTCAGCATCAGCTGGTGGCTGACGATGACGGCATCGGCCGGGGTTTCTTTGACAGTCGCGATGAGATACCGACTTGCACGCATTGAGGCGATCCTTTTGAATGGGTCTGAATTGAGGTGGCGCATTTTATCAGGTTTGAGCGCCACGTGGCCAGCGTTCCCGCGGGCACCCGTCGGCAAAAGCCTTGCTGTGCCTACCAGACGCCGGAATTGGCCATGCTCAACCAAGGCTCGGTGGGCGGCAAGTCAGGACCTTCTTGTAGCAGTTCGATAGAAATATTGTCCGGACTGCGCACAAAGGCCATGTGGCCGTCGCGCGGTGGTCGGTTGATGGTCACGCCAGCATCGTGCAGTTTTTGGCACAGCTCATAGATATTATCGACCGAGTAGGCGAGGTGGCCAAAATTACGACCGCCATCAAGGGTCTCATCAGCATCCCAATTGTAGGTTAGCTCGACCGACGGTTCGCCCTCGGCAACGGCCAAGAAAATCAGCGTGAAGCGACCATTGGGGAACTCTCGGCGGCTGGTTTCGATCAGGCCAAGGAGATCACAATAAAAGTGTAACGAGGCTTCTAGATCGGTGACGCGTACCATGGTGTGAAGATATTTCATTGCTGGTCCTCTGGGTCGGATTGGGTTGTAAGCTGTTTAAAGGGCAGCGCAGCTTGCGTTTGCGCCAGATAACGATCGGTTCGCTCGCGCTCTTCGGCGCAGAAGTGCTCTGCTGCAACAAAGAATTCAGGATGTGCCAACCAGTGATATGAATGCGTCAAGGTCGGTTCAAAGCCGCGCGCAATCTTATGTTCGCCTTGGGTGCCGGGATCGAAGCTGGTCAGGCCCTGGGCGATACAATACTCGATGCCCTGATAGTAACAGGCTTCGAAATGCAGATTCGAATATTCTTCAAAGCAACCCCAGTAGCGGCCATAGAGCCGCTCTTGGTCGCGAAAGCAGAGTGCACCGGCAATTGGCTCCTCGTCTTTAAAGGCCATCATCAGAACAATGCGATCGGTCATGGTGGCGCGTACCCGATCAAAGAACTCTTTGTTCAGATAGCCCTGGCGGCCGCGCTTAAGATAGGTAGCGTGGTAAAACTTATAGAAGGCCAGCCAGATCGAATCGGTGATATCTGAGCCAGTCAGAGCCCGCATGGTGATGCCCTGATCGATGATCGACTGGCGTTCCTTACGCACATTCTTGCGTTTACGCGAACTGAAGCGCTCGAGAAAGTCATCAAAATCGCGGTAGTTGCGATTACGCCAGTGAAACTGCACATCGCTGCGCTTGAGCAAACCTTGCTGATCGAGCCAGGCCTGCTCTGCTGGCGCCGGGAACAGTAGATGAAAACCGCTCAGCTGATCGGTTAGACATTTGGTCTTAAAGCTCTGGATGACCCGGCTGACATCCTCAAGCGATTTAGCGCCCAGCAAACGCGGCCCCTGCGAGGGGGTAAAGGGCGCGGCGATGACCAGCTTTGGGTAGTAGGCCAAGCCGTGTTGCTCATAGGCTGAGGACCAGGCCCAGTCGAAGACATACTCACCCCAGGAGTCGGTTCTCAGGTAGGCAGGGACACAGAGGTCGGGCGTCAGACGCAAATGACTGGGTTGCCAGCCATGCTCGCGTGAACAAACGCCCGCCTGTTCTAATGCGCACAGGAACGCGTCGCTGACAAAAGGATTCGCATCCTCCGTTGACGTCCCAGTCGGCCATTGATCTAGCCATTCCTCACTCATGCTGCTGTCCATCTTATTGCGGTAGGGGTTGGCCCAGTTGAACCGATAGGGTTCGTTACGGAGCATAGTTCGCGATGGATCCAAATAAAACAATGGTCCAACGGCATTTGGGTACTTTAATCTCGCCGGGGCGGAAAAGCACGGCGGGCTTTTGGCCCTTGATGTCGCACGGGAGTTTGATGGCCGTGGGATACAGGGTACAGTATTGCCCACTCCCTTACCGAATCGAAGAGATCGCCGATGTTTGAATTGGATTATCGCCTGAAAAATGACTGTGTTCGCATCGGCTCACTGCCTCTATGCACCATACTGCTGATGAAAGATGCCAACTATCCTTGGTTGATCTTGGTGCCACAGCGGGCTGACGTCAGTGAAATCTATCAGCTGGACGCGGACGATCAAGAGCAGTTGATCTGGGAAAGCTCCTTCGTCGCCGAACGCCTGATGGCCGAGTTTGATGGCGATAAGATGAACATCGGCGCACTCGGCAATGTGGTGCCGCAACTCCATATTCACCATGTGGTGCGTACTCGAACCGATCCCGCTTGGCCCAAGCCCGTCTGGGGTGCGGTGCCGGCTCGAGCCTATGCTGCGGGGGCTTTGGAACAGCGGGTCGCGCAGTTGGCGGCGGTGTTTGAAACCTCAACCTTTAAGCACGCCTGAGTGCCCTGTCATAAAACCCTAATGTCCTTATCAACTGACCAACATCTGAATAATAGGCCCCATTCTTCATACAGGGCCTAGCGGGTGTCCTTAATGTTACCAGTGGGTGTCCTTGATGCTGGGTTTAATCATCCACTCGTGGCCCTTGAGCATCAGAGACCAGTAGATATCCGGCAGGAGCCGTTCTTTCATAAACCAGGCCGCGCGCGTTGGCTTGGTGCCATCATTAAGCCATCGTGGAAAGCTTGGCAGCAGTTTGCCGCCATAGCCGAATTCCGCCAAAATAATTTTTCCCCGTTCGACCGTCAGCGGACAGCTGCCATAGCCGTTGTAGTGCGATTGGCTTTGGCCCTTGTTGAGCGCATTGATCAG
Protein-coding sequences here:
- a CDS encoding DUF3987 domain-containing protein codes for the protein MTATVNDYSLAKNAEPALVSGLGQHHSDRNTAKPQAYLTISLSEIEAMLSNPQQVEKAEARWFIPSTLMDRRHAKQHDEGEYWALWAETDAPTATLNDMVTAISAKLPGVQMLAYTTKSATKIKQKARFVLPLDEAIDGKTFIIMQNIFNSILAEANIVPDRANERAGQLCYLPNRGDCYITEHVIGDKLSPSMWRDRITQAVEEQKQEQKAQTERMAAAKVKQHQRQQTDQLSPIDAFNEAYELPLLFAQYGYPKKGSKWLSPNSSSKSPGVTTKSNRWMSSHESDRDVGVGRANNSGASGDAFDLFMFYEHGNDRTAALKALGNTFTTPDGTTLTKSNQRNYMQQAAAAGPLMVNSSVTNWPSLADPFTEYPVPAFPMEILPDAFKSYCEEKSAQSGFDPGGYAFCLLITAGNTIDHRAKLNLGPFKVPAFLWGGIVGDSGQGKSPVIKTSTFAADDINTATVKESIRLLIKWNKAVKRATTDKTDPPPKPEWKQRHATDLTTEALAQLLGHNPEGVNLYFDEITEFIGRMDAYSGKDGGKDRGVYLRSYDGGQVSINRVSKTPLVVEDFSVGILAGIQPEKLAQLFRKSGGGSDGLYQRFLMYCLRPAGEVDYMAHNDPLAASSVSSIFKTLDGYTGFQVELSNEAKRMMMDYHNSIRKLAQRTSAQRFGEHLDKFPGMLGRISFSLHLIDAAANETDPRRLLKPETMDKGMRLMGVLYRHSEAVYRVLDMQTDDIRKLVVSTAEAALAKKWITFKRGDLTRDATYWQQADNHQAEAAIDNLIELGWIVDITPATVPGKRGRRSDGVFSVNPLVHKQFQNHAARIKQARTERYAALKNVTISN
- a CDS encoding helix-turn-helix transcriptional regulator, which produces MTKQYFSDKALAERYEVSRATIWRWCKEDNLPKPKKLNGSTRWLLSDLEAWEQREVIA
- a CDS encoding tyrosine-type recombinase/integrase, which encodes MPGYSHRRGFMPKRARELTAVEIRRLVSASKQGVFAVGVISGLYLQIRGITSTSWILRKTIGSKRREIGLGAYPAIGLKEAREKARSFIEQIAQGIDPILERRAQKAAIIASQAKTVTFEQLAQEFINKKSLEFKTSKQTQKLTTMLKSYAYPIIGSMVVSDIERAHVVKLLEPIWLIKNETARRTRTYIEQVLNLAIAKGIRTGENPARWKGNLDLSLAAPNKIARVEHYASLPYQQLPEFMAKLRHQDRPGAKALELLILTAGRSGEVRNAVWAEFDLPNKVWTVPAERMKAGKVHRVPLCADAIALLEALPRSNEYVFPNSTSGRPITDNTISMVPKRIGHKVTAHGFRSTFKDWCSEHTSYADEVSELALAHVGSDSTRAAYARSELLDKRRRLMDEWALFVKHGADQKAASVTLIGSSGA
- a CDS encoding extracellular solute-binding protein; this translates as MTPSLWRNICVLAAATLSFSAGAWADANTLRILTWEDYFDPELISRFEATHQVTVQSIYYDNDEVRDQIMAENQGNGFDLILVDDIKLPTYIDQGWLAPIATERLVHLAGHGELWHQRVPGIEGYAIPYSWGTYGITYRSDLLDTAPTRWADLFEPNEALTGFIQMLPQASELLVIALLAQGDGPNSTDPAELAEALALLSAQKQRVAYYQTLDFDDNLLNQGLVKAAMSYNSDAIVLQERYDNIEFVVPDEGTIS
- the ydiJ gene encoding D-2-hydroxyglutarate dehydrogenase YdiJ, with translation MLPRLHELTETQSAYLAYLDEVRLAGFEGDICPDYAQRTVLATDNSIYQILPQAVVLPRHAEDVQILTRLAATDRWQAIVLSPRGGGTGTNGQSLTDGLVVDLSKYLNQILEINADEGWARVQSGVVKDQLNHALKPYGLFFAPELSTSNRATIGGMINTDASGQGSVLYGKTRDHVLELDTVLLSGDRHHSQPIDADTLKRLSAGTDRIGQIHATVDDVYQRRQADIIAKFPKLNRCMTGYDLAHIYDQGQFNLNNIICGSEGTLGFVVEAKLNLVKIPKLAALVNVFYGSFEASLRDAQTLLSAQPSSIETIDSTVLGLAREDIIWHSVSQFFDAQGQFIDGINLVEFTAETEAELERNISNLTDRLQEQTGQTGKNIGYAIARGHQQVQQLWSMRKKAVGLLGNAKGEARPVPFVEDTAVPPENLADFIMEFRAVLDKHKLRYGMFGHVDAGVLHVRPALDLKDEAQFKLVRQITDQVVALVSKYNGLLWGEHGKGVRSEFSPTFFGDLYPELQQIKRAFDPFNQLNPGKIATHQDKIPLLRIDEVGTRGELDRTIAVKSWTQFGSGMYCNGNGACFNWDPNDAMCPSFKVTQDRRQSPKGRASLIREWLRLLSEKNVDTTALSERQKRRVPLLHFIPRAWNSLKQRQGQYDFSHEVADSMAGCLACKSCTGQCPIKVDVPEFRARFLQIYYGRYLRPLKDYFIGSLEFIIPVLAFAPFKWLYNTAMSLNPVKRVLRDVAGMVDSPLIHSLNFRRELRRRKLFFADPILLDGLSASERERSVILVQDAFTSFFETPVVLDIIDCLQELGFRVWVMPYAPNGKPLHVHGFLHLFAWVAKRNQRKLQRLANTGIALVGIDPSMTLSYRAEYVKYVKLAVPPVYLVQEFLAQHKERLAAQAHRFNTGSVKLLGHCTEKTNAPAAMKDWTEIFAMLNQTLNHEAVGCCGMAGTYGHETRNRTNSENIYKLSWQAVVENQPSEMLLSTGYSCRSQVKRLHQKTLGHPLQYLLQCLK